In the genome of Phlebotomus papatasi isolate M1 chromosome 2, Ppap_2.1, whole genome shotgun sequence, one region contains:
- the LOC129801220 gene encoding U-scoloptoxin(19)-Tl1a — translation MLKIAKVAVIVSIFVIFVAAYPPIDNNETLEEDGDIKLWEIERECAMVGGLCVHKDDCDHVTSTTGLCPSNKRYGVECCYKLKYRITTCKNHLGECMDRCHHSLQRTSTDCPGQVCCVLI, via the exons ATGCTCAAGATAGCCAAAGTTGCTGTTATCGTgtcaatttttgtgattttcgtGGCAGCTTATCCGCCAATTGACAACAATGAGACTCTCGAAG AAGATGGAGACATAAAACTTTGGGAGATTGAACGAGAATGTGCCATGGTTGGAGGACTCTGCGTTCACAAGGATGATTGCGATCATGTGACATCAACTACAGGCCTATGTCCTTCCAACAAGCGTTATGGCGTCGAATGCTGCTACaaat TGAAATACCGCATCACAACGTGCAAGAATCATCTGGGCGAATGCATGGATCGATGTCATCATAGCCTGCAACGAACATCAACTGACTGTCCGGGTCAGGTCTGCTGTGTCCTGATCTAA